AACGAGACGAGGGGCGCACCGGGAATCCGGCGCGCCCCTCGTCTTTCGATCTCCCTGCCGGCTCAGCTGCTGTAGGGATGATTCTTCGCGTAGTTGTACGCGGTCCACGCGCTGATCACATGGCACACCCATCCCAGCAGGCCGCCGGAGCCGATCCACAGGCCGGGGGTGACGATGAACCAGAAGATGGCGCGCAGGATCTTGCCGTTGTACAGCTGCCCCAGACCGGGGATCAGCAGGCTCAGGACCGCGGCCGTGCCGGGATTACGATAGCTCGCCATCGTTTCGAAACTCGGGTCGGGGGACAGTCGGGATTGTCGGACGAGAGTCTCTACGGCGGCGCGCGACGGAAGTTTCAGTCTATTTCAGAAACGACAAAAGAAATGTCTCACGCAGGGTTAGCAGGGTAAGCAGTAAACTGCGGTTCAACTGCTGACCCTGCTAACTCTGCGTGAGACTTTCTGTTATCAATCCCAGTCCCCCTCGAGATACGTGTACCCGTCGAGCCCGGCTACGTAGTCGGCGATGAAGGTGTTGGCCTCGGAGCGCTTCAGCCGGGCGTTCTGCACCTTGCGGCGGAAGGTGGCGACGAGGTCGGGGGCGTTGAACTGCACGTAGTTCAGCACCTCGGTCACCGTGTCGCCGTGCACCATGTCGCCGATCTCGTAGCCGTCTTCCGTCAGCCGCACGTGCACGGCGTTGGTGTCGCCGAACAGGTTGTGCAGGTCGCCCAGGATCTCCTGGTAGGCGCCGGTCAGGAAGATCCCCAGGATGTACGGCTGCGTGTGGTCGAAGGGGTGCAGCTCCAGGCTGGGCTTGGCCTTACGCCATCCGGTGAAGTGGTCGATCTTGCCGTCGCTGTCGCAGGTCATGTCCTGCAGCGTGCCGCGCCGCGTGGGCTCCTCGTCCAGCCGGTGGATGGGCATGATGGGGAAGAGCTGGTCGATGGCCCACGAGTCCGGCAGCGACTGGAAAAGCGAGAAGTTGCAGAAGTAGCGGTCGATCAGCACCGCCTCCAGCTCGGGGAGGATGTCCTCGTACTCCTCCGGGTCCTGCGCGGCCAGGACCGCCACGCGGTTCATGATCGCCAGCCAGAAGCGCTCGGCCGCCGCGCGCTCGCGCAGCGTCATCGCCCCCGAGTTGAAGTGGCTCTGCGTCTGCTCCTTGGCGAACGCGGCGTCGTGGTACACCTCGCGCAGGTTGCGGTGGTCCGCCTCGCGGTACGTCGCGGCCAGCTCCTGCACCAGCGGGTGGTCGTCCTCCGTCACCTCGCCCAGCGCGTCGGGCGCCTGCGTCTCCAGGTCGATCACGTTGATCAGCAGCAGCGCGTGGTGCGCCGTCAGCGCGCGCCCGCTCTCGCTGATCACGTGCGGCA
This window of the Longimicrobium sp. genome carries:
- a CDS encoding DUF5683 domain-containing protein, which translates into the protein MASYRNPGTAAVLSLLIPGLGQLYNGKILRAIFWFIVTPGLWIGSGGLLGWVCHVISAWTAYNYAKNHPYSS